The window GCAAATTTATCGGCGGGTACTCCCGAATTTTTGGCCAAATCATCCAAGCTATTCCAGGTATCCACGGCATGATTTACCACATCGCTGTACCCTTCGGCTTCTTTTAAGCGGTCTGCAATGGGTACATTTCCGTAATGAAGCGTATCGTACAAATTCACGCTTTGATCATCGGTGGCAACGGCTACAGGATAAATAGATTGTGTAATTTCATCAGGAACCACATCGCGCCAGTGATCGTCGTTTAAGTCGCTTATAAATGAACCATTAATGGCAATAGCGCATGTTTTAGGATTGTAATTACGAATTTCGGTTAATTTAAATGCGGTGGCCGAAATTTGTGTTTTAATAACCAAACGACCATTTGTTGGGTCCCAGCTACTAATGTACGATAGAGGATAGCCGGCTTCTGCTTCACCCGCTAAATCGGAAAAATCGAGACGGATCATTGTTTTGTTGGTTAATACATCCGGGTCGGAAGTAAGTTTGTCGTCAAAATTTTTGTAAGGGTCGTCATTAGAGCTAGCTTCATCGGTTGAGGTGGATAAGCCGGCTAAATAATCATCGCCCGTTTCACTATTATTTACATCAATATAGTAGGTGCCGGTACCATCTTCGTTAAAATCGGAAGCGTTATAAACAACGGGTTTTGAACCATCAAAAATATACTGACCTACTTCATCCAAACTGCTGTGAGCGGCATCGGATAATTCTTCCAATTCTTTAATTTGATCTTCCAGGCCATCTATCAATTCTTTGCCCTTAGTCCGACCTTCAGTATCGTTACGGTCAATTTTTAAAATAGTGCCTTGTAATTCAGTTAAACTTGCTTTTAACTCGCTAATTTTAGCTTCAATATCGGGAAATAATGCTTCGGTTACTTCATCAATTTCGTCTTGCGAATCGATACCTAACGAGGCCAAATAATCGTTAATGATTTTTTTAATCTCGTCGTCATGGAGGCCAGGTTGCATTTGTCTGATAAGATAGTTGGTATCGATGTTCATGTTCATCATATATACGCCCTTATTTTAAAAGCCACTATGGCTCTCCCATGTATAAAGCAACCCCCATGCCAAAGTGTCCATTTATAAGTACTTGAAATTATTATTGTATTTTTAATAGGTTTTCAGTAAAAGGCCTCTAATTCAGGTATTTAGCCCTGGTGTGGGGGGGGTAAACCCCACCAAGAAGTGGATGGTTGATAGTGGATGGTGAATGGTTAAAGAGGGGGCCTACTTGTTTCTCGAGTTTTATTTTGATTTTTTTTGCTCTATGTTACGTTGGTAAAAAGATGCGCTTTTTATTGTTACTTTCATTTATTATTTTAACGGCGTGCTCGTCCTCAAAGCCGGAAGAGTCTCTATCGCCTGCTTCTCAAACAGAACCCCCTGCCTCTCCCTCAAAACCCAAAACTGTTTCGCTGGAAGAAGTACTGCGCCAAAATATTGCCGAGCCTTTTTTGCAACAACAAGACGGTAATTTGCTTACCATTCGTATTGCCAATACCGAACCTGAAACTCAGGAGGGAATAAAATCACTCTGTTTAAAATTGGCTGAAGTTTTTTATAAAGGGGGTCTCTCGGTAAAAGTAGTAGCCTTGGAAATGAAAGGGGACGAAGGCGCGCAATTAAAAGCTCATTTTTACATGAATGATGCCGCCGATTTTTTTAATAACAAAATTTCGGAACCTGAATTTTTACGTCGATTATCGCTTGATGTTGCTGAAACCGTGGATTCGCTCAAGAAAAAGGGGCTAGAGGCTAGGGGTTCGGGAAACTTGGCGGAAGCAGAGGCCATATTTAAAAAATGGGTTGAAGCTGAACCCAATTCCATTGTGGCGTTATCGTTTTTAGGTAATGTTTTGCGTGATCAAAAAAAATATACCGAAGCGTTGGATGTTTATAAAAAGATACTAGAGATTGATGCTAAATCTCTTTTTGCTTTGCATAATACGGCTTTTTGCTACGAAAAGATGGGGGCTTTTGACGAGGCTGTTACACCGTATAGGCAAGCGCTAGAAATGGATTCTAAAAATCCTATTCTCATGCAGCAGCTGGCCCAAGTTTATTCTAAAAATGGCGATTTTAATGGTGCCATGGCATGGCTAGGACGTGCGCGTGAAATTAAAGACACGGCCGATTTGTGGCTTATACAGGGCAATGTACTTCGAGATTTTAAAAAATACACAGAAGCACGAGAGGCCTATTTAAAAGCACAAAAATTAAACCCGGCCGATGCCCGTATTGTGTTTAATTTAATTTTACTCGATTTAGACACCAAGCAATATGCGGCCGCCCGCAAAAAATACGAATCGTTTGCAACGGTTGATCCCGTGTTGGCGCAGGAGCTTACGCGCATTTTTGAATTGCCTGCCAAAGAGGAGGTGGAAAGTGATGAATAAAATTTTATGTGCCACTTTCCTTTTAATGGCATTGTCGGCCCAGGCTCAAACACCTCCCGATTTAGGCCCAATTGAACCCAATGTACATACAGTGGAGGATGCTCCGTCCGATGCCACGCAAAAACCGGCCGTAGATTTACCTTACAAGCCCAAACAGGACACACCTCAAGGAGATATTACTGTTGAGGCTCATCAGGGCAAAGCTCCTAAAAAAACATCCGGCGATCCACTTGAAAATTACGATATCGCCTATATTTTATCAAAAACACCCGATCCTGTTGGTGCGCCAGATCCCAGTTTGTGATGGAAAAATTACTACAACCCGACTTTATTATTTTTTTTATTGGCTTTCTTGTATCGCTTTCCTTTCACGAGGCTTCTCATGCTTATACGGCACATATCTTGGGTGATGATACCCCCAAGCGTATGGGGCGTCTTACTCTTAATCCCATTAAGCATTGGGATCCCATAGGCTCCATTGCACTTCCTTTAGCAGGTTATTTGGGTTTTACCGGCGGTTTTGTTATTGGTTGGGGAAAGCCTGTTACCGTTAATTATTCTCAATTCCGTCATGTAAAACGTGATGCCATGCTTGTGGCATTTGCGGGGCCTTTTTCTAATTTTGTGTTGGCATTTTTGTTGGCTCTTCTTTTTAAAATGGGCCTTTTTAACGGAAATGCAGCACAAAAGCTTGTTTTGCTAAATTTGTCGCTAGCCTTTTTTAATTTATTGCCCCTTTATCCCTTGGATGGTGAAAAGGTATTAACAGGACTTTTGCCTCGTAGCGTAACGGCCCTATGGGCTAAAATTAGACCCTATTCCATGATGATAGCCATCATACTCCTGATGTCGGGTGCACTTACGTATTTGGTGTTTATACCTGCTCTTTTTATTGCCAGATTCATGTTGAATTTTTAACCATTCAGGTTAGAACAAAACATTCTATGAGCACTATTGTATCGGGCATGCGTCCCACCGGAAAACTGCACTTAGGTCACTATTTTGGGGTTATTGATAACTGGCTCAAACTTCAAAGCCAACATCAGTGTTATTTTTTTGCGGCCGATTGGCATAGCCTTACCACCGAATATGCCGACCCTGGCATAGTGCGTGCTTCGGTAAAAAGCATTCTTATCGATTGGCTGGCTGCCGGTATCGATCCCAAAAAAGCGGTTATTTTTGTTCAGTCACATGTCCCCGAGCATGCCGAGTTACATTTGTTACTCTCCATGATCACGCCTATAAGCTGGCTGGAACGTGTTCCCAGCTTTAAGGATTTACAGCAAGAACTCTCACATAAAGAGTTATCAACATACGGTTTTTTGGGTTATCCCCTGTTGCAAACGGCCGATGTGGCGCTTTACAAAGCCACCCATGTGCCGGTAGGACAGGACCAAGTGGCTCATATTGAGCTTTCGCGCGAAGTTGTACGAAGATTTAACTTTTTGTATAAAAAAGAGGTGTTGGCCGAACCTCAGCCTATGCTTACCCGCGCTTCCAAAATTTTGGGGTCGGATGGCCGCAAGATGTCTAAAAGCTACGATAATAGTATCTATTTATCTGATTCCGCGGCCGATACCGAAAAGAAGATTAAGGGTTATTTTACCGATCCGGCCCGAAAACTACGAAAAGACCCAGGAAATCCGGATATTTGCCCAATATATCACTTTCATCAGCAAGTGAGCCCTAAAAATGTTCAAAGCCAGGTGGCTGCCGATTGCCGCAGTGCTGCCATAGGTTGTGTAGATTGTAAAAAGCTGATGCTTTCCCACTTAAACCCCGTGATAGAACCTTTGCGTGAACGCAGATCGGGTCTTGAAAAAAATGTCAAAATGGTGGATGACATAATAAACGAGGGAGCAGTCAAAGCCAGAACCGTGGCACAAAAAACATTACAAGAAGTAAAAGACGTGATGGGCTTTTCGGTATAAAAAACATCTATGGAAGCAATCGAATATAAAGTTGATCTCGACATGTTTGAAGGGCCGCTCGATCTCCTTCTGCATCTTATTAAAAAGAACGATCTTGATATCTACAACATCCCCATTTCGTTCATGCTTGAAAAATACAACGAATATCTCGATTTAATGGAAGAACTGGATGTAGATGTAGCTGGAGATTTTATTCTTATGGCTTCCGAGCTGGCGCACATTAAATCACGACTTCTTTTAAACGAGCAAAACGATGAAGAAGATGAAGGTCCAGATCCTCGTGCTGATTTGGTGCAAAAACTTTTGGAATATCAGCGCTATAAATTGGCATCTCAAGAAATTTATTCACGGCCTGTTTTAGGTCGCGATGTGTTTAGTCGCCCTGAATTTAAACCCGATAATCTTGAACCCGAAGAAGAAATGATGGATGTAGAGCCGTTTGCACTTATTCAGGCTTTTAACGAAATTCTTAAAAAAGTTCCCAAGGGCAAAACTTACGAAGTAAACGTACAGCGTATTTCTATTACCGATCGTATTTACCAGATTGTAGATAAATTGAAGGCTTTAGATAATATTACTTTTGAAGAGCTTTTTGATGATGTGCGAGAACGTCCGGTTTTAGTCATTACCTTTTTATCCATTTTAGAAATGGCTCGTCTTAAAATGATCCGGATTTTTCAAATGGACCGTTATGCCACTATACGCATTCAACGCCAAATTGATTTGAACGATCACACCTTAACCGGTGTAGAAGAAATTTAGTTGGAGCTCTAAGGAGATTTTATGGAAACAATTGAAATGAAAGCAAAGCTTGAAGCACTCCTTTTTATTACGGCCGAACCGCTTACTATAAGCGAAATGAAACGCATTTTGGAAAGCACGGAAGAGCCTAAAGAAGAAGTGGCCGTCAGCGCCGACGGCGGTGCCGATGTTGTTTCTATCGAAGGAGAACTTGAGCAAGAAGCTGAACAGAGTGAAGCGTCTGAAGCTGTAGAAGTAGCGCCCGAAGCTGCCGCCGAATTAGATCCCCTGGCTCAGTTAAAAGCTGCTCAGCAAGAATTAAACGAAGAAATTTCTAAAGCCGATATTAAAAATTGTTTGGATGAGCTTATTCTTTTATATCAAGGCTCCGATCATGGTTTTGAACTGGTGAATGTGGCTAAGGGCTATCAATTTCGTACTAAGCATTCTATGGCTGCTGTTGTTCGTAAGGTTTATAAGTTGCCCAAGCCCAGGCTGTCGGCTCCTAGTATGGAAACGCTGGCTATCATTGCCTACCAGCAACCCATCACACGTAATAAAATTGAAGATATCCGTGGTGTGGATACGGGCGGTGTTTTAAAAACATTACTCGAAAAGGATTTGGTTAAAATTGTGGGTCGTAGCGAAGAGCCCGGACGTCCCATTATGTATGGTACGTCTAAAGCCTTTCTCGAAACCTTTAGCTTAAGTTCTCTTTCTGAACTGCCCACCTTAAAAGATTTAGATACCTTAAACGCCACATTAAGCGAATCGTCTGCTAAAAGTGATGATGAAATTATTGCCGAAGGTGATGAAGAAAGTTTTGCTGAAGAACTTTCGTTTGATAATTCGTTGGATGTCGAGTCTAACGAACTATTGGGTGATTTGGATGCTTCGCTGAATAGTTTAAAAAATTTGGAATCTGAAATTTTTACCGAAACAGAAGAAGAAAAGCCTACCGATGAGGCGCAGCCTAGCTAACGGGTTTGATATCTATGCCTCTGGAACGCCTTCAAAAAGTAATTGCCAACCGTGGTAAGCATTCGCGCCGTCAAGCCGAAGATTTGATTAAAGCCGGAAAAGTAATTGTGGATGGCAAAAAAGTAACCACCATGGGTGTTAAGATAGACTCTGCTCATGCCGAAATTGTTGTTCTAGGAAAAAAACTACCCCCGCTTGAATCGTACATCTATCTTTTTTTTCATAAGCCTCGAGAATGCATGGTAACCCGCAGCGATCCTGAAGGGCGTAAAACCATTTATGATTATTTGCCAAAAAAATACCACAAGCTAAAACCGGTGGGTCGCCTCGATTTTGAATCGGAAGGTCTTTTATTGCTTACCAATGACGGGGAGTTATCTTTAAAGCTAACCCATCCCCGTTATGAGGGGCGTAAAACCTATCATGTGAAAGTGGAGGGGCGTCCTAGCGAAAAGCAATTGGACCGTTTGCGTAAAGGGGTGGTAATTGATGATAGCAAAACCCAGCCGGTTCCCACTACCATTGTAGAAGAAAATCCTAAATCAACTTGGCTTGAAATGGTTCTTTCCGAGGGGCGCAATAGACAAATTCGCAAGATGTGTGAAAAAGTTTTTTTAAACGTTAAAACACTAGTACGGGTTAAAATGGGTCCGTTTAAGCTTACCGGTATTCCCTATGGTAAGTATAAAGAAGAAGACGCCGATTTTATGGCTCACCAAATACAAAAATGGGAAAAAGAAAACGCTCGGTAATACTTTAATTTTTATTTATAAATCCATGAAATAGTTCTTTATTTGGCTTGACCGGAACCGTCCAAGATTGTAATCACCCATCCATCATGAAAAAAACTTATAACCTCACTATTTTAAATCAGAACTTTACCATTAAAAGTGATGCTGATGAGAAGCATGTAAAAAAAGTGGCAGATTATGTGAATAAAAAGATGCACGAAATTGTATCTCACGATCAGGCTGTGGCAACTGCCAATGTGGCTATTTTGGCCGCTCTTAATATTGCGGATGATTTTTTTAGATTAAAGAAGCAAAAAAGCGAACAGGTTCAATCATGGTCGCATCAAATTGAAACTATAATTGACCGTGTACAAAAGGAATTTGTTTAAGTAAAATATCCCAACCCTGCCTGGTGCGTGTAGGTTCTGGTATTTTAAGGATCTATGTTTTTGATTAGGGGACTGTCCCTTGCCTTGGTGTGCATGCCTGCTTCGGTGGGAAGCCTAAAGAGGTAACATGGTTCCCACCTGTTTAACAGGATTCAAAAAATAGGAATCTGATACGGCCTCATGGTGGGGTTTTTTCTTTGGGAGAGGGCTTTCGATAAAGGCCCATCTGCGGCGTTATCCTCCTCGGACACTCCCTGCGACGTACTCACGGTACGTCTCAGTCGGTCCTCGTCGGATGCCTTGCATCTGGACCTTTATCAAAAGCCCCATAACAAAGTACTGGATTTAAGAATGAAAAAAGAAGAATTACGAAAAGAAATTTTAGCCAAACGCTTAAGTTTAAGTGAAGGAGAAGTTCGAGAAAGTTCGCAACGTATTCAGACTCGACTGATTAAAAATTCTTTATGGCAAGATGTAGAAAATTTGGCTCTTTATTCTCCAGTTAAAAATGAAGTGGATACGACGCTGCTATTTATTAGGGCGTTAGAGGAAGGTAAAAATGTTTATTTTCCGCGTGTAGAGCAGGGACTTCGTTTTTACGAAGTGAACGATCCAGGTGATTTGCAAAAGGGTGCCTGGGGTATTTTGGAACCAAAAGATACCTGCGAAGAGATTGAAGAACTGGCTGACATCGATTTACTCGTTGTGCCTGGCGTGGTTTTTGATAAAAAAGGCTACCGCATTGGCTATGGTAAAGGCTTTTACGATGAGCTTTTAAAGAAACAAGCCTTACCTACGGTAGCTTTGGCATATAGTTTTCAGGTGGTGGAAGAAATTGCTAAAGACGAATGGGATCAAAAAGTGCAAATGGTGATAGCCGAAAACGACATCTACAAGGCCTAGTATGAAATCTATCGACGAACAATTGGCCGTTATTAAACGGGGCTCTACCGAAATTATCAACGAAAAAGAATTGATTGATAAACTCAAAAAAGGGAAGCCACTGCGCGTAAAGGCTGGCTTTGATCCTACAGCTCCCGATTTACATTTAGGGCATACCGTTCTTATTAACAAACTGCGCCAGTTTCAAGATTTAGGTCATCAGGTTATTTTTTTAATTGGAGATTTTACGGCCCGAATAGGTGATCCATCCGGGCGTCTTAAAACACGTCCTCCCCTTACGTTAGACGAAATCAAAAAAAACGTGGCTACTTATAAGGAGCAGGTTTTTAAAATTTTAGATCCGCAAAAGACCGAAGTACGGTTTAATAGCGAATGGCTAGATCCTTTGGGCGCTATTGGTATGATAAAGCTGGCAGGTCGTTATACTGTAGCGCGCATGTTAGAACGTGATGATTTTGCCAAACGTTTTGAAAGTAACGAACCCCTTTCTATTCATGAGTTTTTATACCCCTTACTGCAAGGCTGGGACTCTGTAGCTCTTCATGCCGATATTGAACTGGGTGGAAATGATCAAAAATTTAATTTGCTTGTTGGTCGTCAGTTTCAGCGTGAAGAAAATATGGAACCCCAGGTAGTGTTGATGATGCCTCTGTTGGAAGGCACGGATGGTGTTCAAAAAATGAGTAAATCTTACAATAATTACATTGGGATACAGGAGCCTCCTAAGGAGATTTTTGGAAAAATTCTTTCTATTACCGATGTACTGATGTGGCGATATTACGAATTATTAAGTGGCCGAACGCTTGCTGAAATAGCACAAATGAAAAAAGACGTGGACGCGGGAGTTCTGCATCCCAAGCAGGCTAAGGTGAATTTAGCCCTAGAGATGGTGGAACGTTTTTACAGTAAGGATGAAGCGCTTTATGCGCAAAGTGAGTTTGAGAAGGTGTTTGCTAAAAAAGACGTGCCGGATGATGTGGAAGAAAAGATTTTGCCAGCAGGCGGTGTGGCTTTAAGTTTAGTAAACTTTATGGCCGAGGCAGGTTTGGTTAAAAGTAAAGGTGAAGCCAGGCGTTTAATTGAGCAGGGTGGAGCCAAGGTTAATCAGGAAAAGGTAGTTAATGTAGATTTTACCATGGAAACAAAAGGTGAATATTTAATTCAAGCCGGTAAGAGGAGATTTTTAAAGATAGTGTTTAAGTAAATATGAAACCATTAGTTGATAAATTCTGGAAGAAATCCATTTTTGAAAAAATAGCGGATAACTTAATCCGCTTTTTTTATGTGTGGATTTTGCTTGGCGTGGTGTTGACCGGTGTTTCGTTCTATGGCGCCAAAAAATTGAGTATTGATAGTGATTATTTGGCTTTTTTGCCCGATAATTTTCCAGGTGTAGTGAATCTAAAAAAAGTTATCCAAAAAACAGGTGGGTTTGGTAATTTTATGCTGGTTTTGGAGGGTGCTACTCCCGAAGTGAGGCGTGAGTATGCTAAAGAGTTTACCGAAAAAGCCCAAAAGCTGCAGTGGGTGGAAATTGCCGAGTACAAAAAGAATTGGGAAAAAATAAAGAAGAACAAGTTTTTGTTTTTGTCGGTAGACGATATTACTGAAATTAAAAACCGTATTGATCGTACTATTTCATTCCGCAAAAACCCACTTACGATCGATTTATTTGATTCCCGCGATCAAAAAAACACCGATATCGATTTTTCGGATATTGAGCGTAAGTACCAAAGTACCAGTTTTGGTTCGGCCTATTTTGAAGATCCCGATTTACAATACACCATTGCTATTGTGTGGCCTAAGGGATCTATGACCAATATTGATTTTGCCAAAAAATCGTACTTGGAATTGCAACAAATAGTGGATGGGCAAGATGTTAAGAGGTTTGATCCTAATTTAAAAGCCACCATCGGTGGGGAATATCGCAATAAGGTGGATGAGTTTGAGTCGGTAAAAAGTAATCTGTTTGGTTCGTCCACTTTATCTACCTTGGCCATTTGTATTTTACTATTTGTCTTTTTTAGACGTGTGGGGGCTGTTTTTTACATCATGATTCCTCTGGTGTTAGGAACCTTGTGGAATTTTGGGGCGGCTTATTTTTTGGTAGGGCGCCTTAATTTACTAACCATTTTTTTAGTAGCCATCTTGTTTGGTTTTGGAATTGATTTTGGTATTTATTTGTTTTCGCAATACATGAAAGAGCGGGCTGTTAGTTTAAGTCTTAAAGACACAATAGCCAAAGTACTCTATGAAACAGGACGGGCTTCGTTTAGTGCCGCTATTACAACCTCGCTTTCGTTTTGTACGCTTATTTTTGCCGATTTTAAAGGGTATCAGGAGTTTGGTATTTTAATTAGCGTGGGTATTTTTATTCAGTATTTTGCCTTTTTTATTTACTCGCCCATAATCTGGATTTTAGCAGAAAAACTTAAAATTATTAAACCACAAGAACTAAAAGGGACACGTTTGTGGATTAAAAAAACGCCTTTATCTAATAAAATTGTTTATATGGCAGTGGCGTTATTGGTGGTTGCAGTGGTGGGTGTATTGCAAATGAAGTTTGAATACAATTATGGTAATTTGCGCAGCAAGGGAAATACATATTGGCAGGTGAAATCTAAAATTTACAAAGTATTTCCTCTTTCTAAAACACCCGCTGTGGTTATTACTGATTCCTTGGAAGAAACCAAGGCTGTAGTGGATGCTGTTAACGAAATTATTCCAAAATCAAAAACGGTGGATACGGTAAAATCTATCCTCGATTTTTTACCTCAATCCATTGAAGAAAAGCGAAAACTTTTGGCAGAAGTTAAGGATGTTTTGCTAAAAAACAGAGAGCTGATGAAGGAGGCCGAAAGATCCAAGGTAGATGCCTATTTACCTTACCTTGAACCCAGTAGCATTAAGGTAGAAGACTTGCCCAAAAATTTGGTGAGGCAGTTTAAAGGATTGGAGGGTGTTCCTGGATATCTTGTTTTTATTTACGATAAAGTGTCTTTGTCGGATGCTCGCAATGCCATGGCCTATGCCAATGATATTCGTGAAATTAAAACACCTCTCAAAAACTTTTATCCTGCCGAAGGATCATTTTTGTTTGCGGATGCTATTAATCTTATGAAA is drawn from bacterium and contains these coding sequences:
- a CDS encoding cell division protein ZapA, producing MKKTYNLTILNQNFTIKSDADEKHVKKVADYVNKKMHEIVSHDQAVATANVAILAALNIADDFFRLKKQKSEQVQSWSHQIETIIDRVQKEFV
- a CDS encoding site-2 protease family protein, which encodes MEKLLQPDFIIFFIGFLVSLSFHEASHAYTAHILGDDTPKRMGRLTLNPIKHWDPIGSIALPLAGYLGFTGGFVIGWGKPVTVNYSQFRHVKRDAMLVAFAGPFSNFVLAFLLALLFKMGLFNGNAAQKLVLLNLSLAFFNLLPLYPLDGEKVLTGLLPRSVTALWAKIRPYSMMIAIILLMSGALTYLVFIPALFIARFMLNF
- a CDS encoding 5-formyltetrahydrofolate cyclo-ligase, with the protein product MKKEELRKEILAKRLSLSEGEVRESSQRIQTRLIKNSLWQDVENLALYSPVKNEVDTTLLFIRALEEGKNVYFPRVEQGLRFYEVNDPGDLQKGAWGILEPKDTCEEIEELADIDLLVVPGVVFDKKGYRIGYGKGFYDELLKKQALPTVALAYSFQVVEEIAKDEWDQKVQMVIAENDIYKA
- the tyrS gene encoding tyrosine--tRNA ligase, which codes for MKSIDEQLAVIKRGSTEIINEKELIDKLKKGKPLRVKAGFDPTAPDLHLGHTVLINKLRQFQDLGHQVIFLIGDFTARIGDPSGRLKTRPPLTLDEIKKNVATYKEQVFKILDPQKTEVRFNSEWLDPLGAIGMIKLAGRYTVARMLERDDFAKRFESNEPLSIHEFLYPLLQGWDSVALHADIELGGNDQKFNLLVGRQFQREENMEPQVVLMMPLLEGTDGVQKMSKSYNNYIGIQEPPKEIFGKILSITDVLMWRYYELLSGRTLAEIAQMKKDVDAGVLHPKQAKVNLALEMVERFYSKDEALYAQSEFEKVFAKKDVPDDVEEKILPAGGVALSLVNFMAEAGLVKSKGEARRLIEQGGAKVNQEKVVNVDFTMETKGEYLIQAGKRRFLKIVFK
- the scpB gene encoding SMC-Scp complex subunit ScpB: METIEMKAKLEALLFITAEPLTISEMKRILESTEEPKEEVAVSADGGADVVSIEGELEQEAEQSEASEAVEVAPEAAAELDPLAQLKAAQQELNEEISKADIKNCLDELILLYQGSDHGFELVNVAKGYQFRTKHSMAAVVRKVYKLPKPRLSAPSMETLAIIAYQQPITRNKIEDIRGVDTGGVLKTLLEKDLVKIVGRSEEPGRPIMYGTSKAFLETFSLSSLSELPTLKDLDTLNATLSESSAKSDDEIIAEGDEESFAEELSFDNSLDVESNELLGDLDASLNSLKNLESEIFTETEEEKPTDEAQPS
- a CDS encoding segregation/condensation protein A translates to MEAIEYKVDLDMFEGPLDLLLHLIKKNDLDIYNIPISFMLEKYNEYLDLMEELDVDVAGDFILMASELAHIKSRLLLNEQNDEEDEGPDPRADLVQKLLEYQRYKLASQEIYSRPVLGRDVFSRPEFKPDNLEPEEEMMDVEPFALIQAFNEILKKVPKGKTYEVNVQRISITDRIYQIVDKLKALDNITFEELFDDVRERPVLVITFLSILEMARLKMIRIFQMDRYATIRIQRQIDLNDHTLTGVEEI
- a CDS encoding rRNA pseudouridine synthase codes for the protein MPLERLQKVIANRGKHSRRQAEDLIKAGKVIVDGKKVTTMGVKIDSAHAEIVVLGKKLPPLESYIYLFFHKPRECMVTRSDPEGRKTIYDYLPKKYHKLKPVGRLDFESEGLLLLTNDGELSLKLTHPRYEGRKTYHVKVEGRPSEKQLDRLRKGVVIDDSKTQPVPTTIVEENPKSTWLEMVLSEGRNRQIRKMCEKVFLNVKTLVRVKMGPFKLTGIPYGKYKEEDADFMAHQIQKWEKENAR
- a CDS encoding MMPL family transporter, which gives rise to MKPLVDKFWKKSIFEKIADNLIRFFYVWILLGVVLTGVSFYGAKKLSIDSDYLAFLPDNFPGVVNLKKVIQKTGGFGNFMLVLEGATPEVRREYAKEFTEKAQKLQWVEIAEYKKNWEKIKKNKFLFLSVDDITEIKNRIDRTISFRKNPLTIDLFDSRDQKNTDIDFSDIERKYQSTSFGSAYFEDPDLQYTIAIVWPKGSMTNIDFAKKSYLELQQIVDGQDVKRFDPNLKATIGGEYRNKVDEFESVKSNLFGSSTLSTLAICILLFVFFRRVGAVFYIMIPLVLGTLWNFGAAYFLVGRLNLLTIFLVAILFGFGIDFGIYLFSQYMKERAVSLSLKDTIAKVLYETGRASFSAAITTSLSFCTLIFADFKGYQEFGILISVGIFIQYFAFFIYSPIIWILAEKLKIIKPQELKGTRLWIKKTPLSNKIVYMAVALLVVAVVGVLQMKFEYNYGNLRSKGNTYWQVKSKIYKVFPLSKTPAVVITDSLEETKAVVDAVNEIIPKSKTVDTVKSILDFLPQSIEEKRKLLAEVKDVLLKNRELMKEAERSKVDAYLPYLEPSSIKVEDLPKNLVRQFKGLEGVPGYLVFIYDKVSLSDARNAMAYANDIREIKTPLKNFYPAEGSFLFADAINLMKKEAGVVFAIILVGIFLVVAWDFGSFKSALFIFVPMSFGLLLMSGIMGIFDLKLNVFNLINFPILLCLGLDTSIHLYHHYHLDPTSHAIQDMVSDVGNSALVAISTTLIGFLGMLFTDHQGLQSVGLTAVIGLVCLLVSTLFFYPAFLYWTENFRKSKIKTVS
- a CDS encoding tetratricopeptide repeat protein, whose product is MRFLLLLSFIILTACSSSKPEESLSPASQTEPPASPSKPKTVSLEEVLRQNIAEPFLQQQDGNLLTIRIANTEPETQEGIKSLCLKLAEVFYKGGLSVKVVALEMKGDEGAQLKAHFYMNDAADFFNNKISEPEFLRRLSLDVAETVDSLKKKGLEARGSGNLAEAEAIFKKWVEAEPNSIVALSFLGNVLRDQKKYTEALDVYKKILEIDAKSLFALHNTAFCYEKMGAFDEAVTPYRQALEMDSKNPILMQQLAQVYSKNGDFNGAMAWLGRAREIKDTADLWLIQGNVLRDFKKYTEAREAYLKAQKLNPADARIVFNLILLDLDTKQYAAARKKYESFATVDPVLAQELTRIFELPAKEEVESDE
- the trpS gene encoding tryptophan--tRNA ligase produces the protein MSTIVSGMRPTGKLHLGHYFGVIDNWLKLQSQHQCYFFAADWHSLTTEYADPGIVRASVKSILIDWLAAGIDPKKAVIFVQSHVPEHAELHLLLSMITPISWLERVPSFKDLQQELSHKELSTYGFLGYPLLQTADVALYKATHVPVGQDQVAHIELSREVVRRFNFLYKKEVLAEPQPMLTRASKILGSDGRKMSKSYDNSIYLSDSAADTEKKIKGYFTDPARKLRKDPGNPDICPIYHFHQQVSPKNVQSQVAADCRSAAIGCVDCKKLMLSHLNPVIEPLRERRSGLEKNVKMVDDIINEGAVKARTVAQKTLQEVKDVMGFSV